In Humulus lupulus chromosome 6, drHumLupu1.1, whole genome shotgun sequence, a single genomic region encodes these proteins:
- the LOC133784653 gene encoding BURP domain protein USPL1-like — MGLASWCLLFLVFLYLFSWSSECDQETNGDRYSSNNIKRLIPSASKENHHHHHGHMHMHNVHDVDDHGPSWSSHTHLDRSIMQQSVFLNLNDLKVGLTKPIYFPKNRKPSPPFLGIRQVLLGDPNSIPFSSEQLPNFLSLFSVPQGSPQAKAMEFTLKFCESNPIEGETRMCATSFDSMLEFVRGILGLDGLGHGFKFLTTTIYNDSNTMFQNYTVLDDLREIVTPKMVACHLMEFPYAVYVCHNMAMEYRKLFKVSLSVQMGDRVETIVVCHMDTSNWESDHPSFKALGFGPGMGPICHFFGDHTNFVWLPSYIPLV, encoded by the exons ATGGGATTGGCTTCTTGGTGTCTGTTGTTTCTTGTCTTCCTg TACTTATTTTCTTGGAGTAGTGAATGTGATCAAGAGACGAATGGAGATCGATACAGCTCAAATAATATAAAAAGACTTATTCCAAGTGCTAGCAAagaaaatcatcatcatcatcatggcCATATGCATATGCATAATGTTCATGATGTTGATGATCATGGTCCATCATGGTCATCACACACTCATCTTGACCGTTCAATAATGCAACAATCGGTTTTTCTCAACCTGAATGACCTAAAAGTGGGTTTAACAAAGCCCATCTATTTTCCAAAGAATAGGAAACCTTCTCCTCCATTTCTAGGAATAAGACAGGTATTATTAGGAGATCCTAACTCGATTCCATTCTCCTCAGAACAACTTCCCAACTTTCTCAGCCTATTCTCAGTCCCTCAAGGCTCACCACAAGCCAAAGCCATGGAGTTCACCCTCAAATTTTGTGAGTCTAACCCCATAGAAGGAGAGACAAGGATGTGTGCCACTTCTTTTGACTCCATGCTCGAGTTCGTACGTGGCATCCTCGGATTGGACGGCTTGGGCCACGGCTTCAAATTTCTCACGACAACCATTTACAATGATTCCAACACCATGTTTCAAAACTACACCGTTTTGGATGATCTGAGAGAGATAGTAACCCCCAAGATGGTGGCATGCCATCTTATGGAATTCCCTTACGCTGTGTATGTCTGCCACAACATGGCCATGGAATACAGGAAGCTCTTCAAGGTGTCGTTGAGTGTCCAAATGGGAGACAGAGTTGAAACCATTGTCGTTTGTCACATGGACACCTCCAACTGGGAATCAGATCATCCTTCCTTCAAGGCCCTAGGGTTTGGGCCAGGGATGGGACCTATCTGTCATTTCTTTGGTGACCACACTAATTTCGTATGGCTTCCTTCCTATATTCCTCTAgtctag